The Pseudomonas sp. FP198 genomic interval TCTCCTATCCTCAGTTCAAGGATAACGAGAGCCATCATTGGATCGAAACAGCCTTCCCGGGCTGAATACCGGATCTACCGAGGGGCGCCGCCATGTCGCGCAACCTTTGTCTTACTCGCCACTGCCTGGGTCTGGTGACCCGCATCGAATGCGCCGTTCGTCCGCTCGCTGGCGACACCGGCATGTGGACCGTACTGTTCGCCGCCGGAATGGCCGGCGAGCAACCTACCGCGATCAAGGCCCAAGGGCCGTTCCCTGGTCCGACTGCCGCTGAAACCCTCCTCGACACCATCGTCCAGAACCTGACATTGCACGGTTATGAGCTGGCTGATGATCCGCAGATCTGGTCGCTGCACATGCAGGCACAGCTACGGGAAATCAACGGGGGCCGTTGTCGCAACGTCGGCGGTGTCGAATATCGCCCGCTGCATTGAGCCTTCAGCGCGGTAAAGTCTTGACACAAGCGTCGGGCCCCAGGAAGGGGGCGGCGTTTGTGGGGCGGGTCGTGGCTGATATACTCGCCGCGATTTTTCAGCCCAGGTGTGAGACTCAATGGAACGCTTTATCGAAAATGCAATGTATGCCTCCCGTTGGCTACTGGCGCCGATCTACTTCGGGCTATCCCTGGGCTTGCTGGCCCTGGCACTGAAATTCTTTCAGGAAGTCTTTCATATCATTCCCAACGTGTTTGCCATGGCCGAGTCCGAGCTGATCCTGGTGCTGTTGTCGCTGATCGACATGGCGCTGGTAGGCGGCCTGCTGGTGATGGTGATGATTTCCGGCTACGAGAACTTCGTCTCGCAACTGGACATCGACTCCGACAAGGAAAAGCTCAACTGGCTGGGCACGATGGATTCCTCGTCGCTGAAGATGAAAGTCGCGGCGTCGATCGTAGCCATTTCTTCCATCCACTTGCTGCGTATCTTCATGGACGCCAAGAATGTCGATCCCGAGCACCTGATGTGGTACGTGATCATTCACATGACGTTCGTGGTCTCGGCATTCGCCATGGGCTACCTGGACAAACTGACCAAGCATTGAGGTTCGTCACGGGCGGCGGCATCTGTGCTAGTCTGCTCGCCCTTTTGGTTCCGGGCGCTCCGGGAGGCGCTGTGTCACGCACGGCACGTTCCCGAGCCGTCCGCACAGCGGAGCAGCACCATGTCCGAAGTTAACCTGTCCACCGACGAAACCCGCGTCAGCTACGGCATCGGCCGTCAGTTGGGCGACCAACTGCGCGACAACCCGCCGCCGGGCGTCAGCCTGGACGCGATCCTCGCCGGCCTGACCGACGCTTTCGCCGGCAAGCCGAGCCGCGTTGGCCAGGACGAGATGTCCGCAAGCTTCAAGGTGATCCGCGAAATCATGCAGGCCGAAGCTGCCGCCAAGGCTGAAGCCGCTGCTGGCGAAGGCCGTGCATTCCTGGCCGAAAACGCCAAGCGCGAAGGCATCACCACCCTGGCGTCCGGCCTGCAGTTCGAAGTGCTGACCCAGGGCGAAGGCGCCAAGCCGACTCGCGAAGACCAGGTGCGTACCCACTACCATGGCACCCTGATCGACGGCACTGTGTTCGACAGCTCCTACGATCGTGGCCAGCCAGCCGAATTCCCGGTAGGCGGCGTGATCCCGGGCTGGACCGAGGCGCTCCAATTGATGAACGCCGGCAGCAAATGGCGCCTGTACGTGCCGAGCGAACTGGCCTACGGCGCCCAGGGCGTTGGCAGCATTCCACCGCACAGCGTGCTGGTGTTCGACGTCGAGCTGTTGGACGTTCTGTAAGGCAACTGCCTTTTGTGGGAGCGAGCCTGCTCGTGAAGCGGTGTGTCATCGAACATTGATATCGACTGACCTACCGTCTTCGCGAGCAGGCTTGCTCCCACAGGGTTTGCTGCTTCATCCATGGAACCTGCCGCTGAAATCACCCGTCGGGCGCAACGCCCGGGCGTAGCAGAACAGAAACAGGTTACGCACCAGCTCCTTGAGCACCAGCGGCTCACTGGAATTGAGGCTGTTGAGGTCCAGGTCGCCTTGGTCCTGCAGCTCGTTCAAGGCTTCTTCTTCAAGCACCGCACAGACTTCGCCGGTTTCCCGATGCAGGATCCTGAGGTAGGGATGTGGGCGGTCCAGCCAGGCATCGATCAAATAAGTCATGGTTCTCATCTCCTTGATGGGGTTCGATGAGAATAATTCTTATTCGCTAAATAGCAAGTCTCTATTGGCGCAACGCTGGTTTTTCTGACGATGGGTTGGGAAGGCTCAGGTCATCCGCAACTGGCGGGCCTGGCGAAACGGCGGGGGCGAAGCAGCATCCCGCGCGTGACGCGGGATGGCGTGTGACAGGTTCAGACCTTTCTGACGAACTCGGATTTGAGCTTCATCGGGCCGATGCCGTCGATCTTGCAGTCGATGTCGTGGTCGCCCTCGCACAGGCGGATATTCTTCACCTTGGTGCCGACCTTGACCACCAGTGAAGTGCCCTTGACCTTGAGGTCCTTGATCACGGTGATGGTGTCGCCGTCCTGCAGGACGTTGCCGACCGAATCTTTTTTCACTGTATCGTCGGACGGCGCTTCAGCTTCGCCGCTGGCGGACCATTCGTGGGCACACTCCGGGCAGACCAGTTGAGTACCGTCTTCGTAGGTGTATTCGGAATTGCATTTCGGGCAGGGAGGCAACGTGCTCACTAAGGTTCCTTGGGTATCAGGAGGTCAAAAGGGCGCACATTGTATAGGGTTTTGTTGCGGGGTGGGTGATACGGGGCTTTCGTGGCGAGGGAGCTTGCTCCCGCTGGGTTGCGCAGCAGCCCAATTGGATTGCTGTGATCATTCAGACGGATCGCGTCAGCCGGTTTTACGACGGCTGCGCCGCCGAGCGGGAGCAAGCTCCCTCGCCACAAAAGCTCGCCGTTTTCATGCAATCAGTGCGTACGCGCCACCGCAAACTCGCTCAGTTCCACCAGCGCGTCGCGGTACTCGCTGGCCGGCAGGGCGTCGAGGCATTTGATCGCACGGGCGACGTAGTCCCGGGCCAGGGTTGCGGTGTAGTCCAGCGAGCCGGAGGCTTCAACCGCCGCACGGATGCTTTCCAGATCTTCGATCCCGCCTTTCTGGATCGCCTGGCGGACCAGCGCGGCCTGTTCCGGCGTGCCTTCGCGCATGGTGTAGATCAGCGGCAGGGTTGGCTTGCCTTCGGCCAAGTCGTCACCGACGTTCTTGCCGAGGGTGTCGGCGTCGCCCTTGTAGTCCAGCAGGTCGTCTACCAGTTGGAACGCCACGCCCAAGTGATCGCCGAAGGTGCGCAGGGCTTCGCTCTGCTCGGCGGTCGCGCCGGCCAGGGCGGCGGCGCTGTGAGTCGAGGCTTCGAAGAGCATCGCAGTCTTGCCGCGGATGACTTCCATGTAGGTTTCTTCGGTGGTGCTGGCGTCGCGGACCTTGGACAACTGCAACACTTCGCCTTCGGCGATGATGCGCGT includes:
- a CDS encoding TIGR00645 family protein, whose translation is MERFIENAMYASRWLLAPIYFGLSLGLLALALKFFQEVFHIIPNVFAMAESELILVLLSLIDMALVGGLLVMVMISGYENFVSQLDIDSDKEKLNWLGTMDSSSLKMKVAASIVAISSIHLLRIFMDAKNVDPEHLMWYVIIHMTFVVSAFAMGYLDKLTKH
- a CDS encoding FKBP-type peptidyl-prolyl cis-trans isomerase; translated protein: MSEVNLSTDETRVSYGIGRQLGDQLRDNPPPGVSLDAILAGLTDAFAGKPSRVGQDEMSASFKVIREIMQAEAAAKAEAAAGEGRAFLAENAKREGITTLASGLQFEVLTQGEGAKPTREDQVRTHYHGTLIDGTVFDSSYDRGQPAEFPVGGVIPGWTEALQLMNAGSKWRLYVPSELAYGAQGVGSIPPHSVLVFDVELLDVL
- a CDS encoding zinc ribbon domain-containing protein YjdM: MSTLPPCPKCNSEYTYEDGTQLVCPECAHEWSASGEAEAPSDDTVKKDSVGNVLQDGDTITVIKDLKVKGTSLVVKVGTKVKNIRLCEGDHDIDCKIDGIGPMKLKSEFVRKV
- a CDS encoding polyprenyl synthetase family protein, whose product is MQPQAFYRAVADDFSAVDGIIKKQLTSRVPLVSKIGDYITSAGGKRLRPLLVLLCGKALGREGDDMRLLAATIEFLHTATLLHDDVVDMSGMRRGRSTANAMWGNAPSVLVGDFLYSRSFEMMVELGSMPVMKILSQATRIIAEGEVLQLSKVRDASTTEETYMEVIRGKTAMLFEASTHSAAALAGATAEQSEALRTFGDHLGVAFQLVDDLLDYKGDADTLGKNVGDDLAEGKPTLPLIYTMREGTPEQAALVRQAIQKGGIEDLESIRAAVEASGSLDYTATLARDYVARAIKCLDALPASEYRDALVELSEFAVARTH